TtctaatttctagaatttttctaaacataaaaacctattttcggaATATTCGGATCGTCACGAATTATTTTCTAAAGGAAACTCAAATTATTGCGCAACGCTGACGTCAACGGCTGACTAGGCATGCTGACTGTACTGCCATGTCGGACAAAAGCGCGCACACAACACTCTGAGGTGGCCAAAAGAGCTGACTGGGCACTTCATTAAATCTATACCACACACTACGGATTGGATGGCCGAGATCTAACTAACGCGAATGAGTATCTAACTTATAATCCTAGCGATGAGCTTGGGATGACAAAGGACGACCAGAGACGGACGGAGATGGCGTTGCGATGCTCAGGAGTTCATGGCGATCGGCGGAGCGCGACCGAAAGACGATGACGAGCTCGTCTGAGGGTTTGGACGGAATCGGGAAGACTGGAGAGGCTCAGCGACTGTGGGCTTCAACGGCGGAGGTTCGGCGGCCTCGAGAGCTCGGCTATGATGGCGAAACTTGACAACAGGTGGTCGAGGATGACGAGATGTGGACGAAGAACACCGGCGTGCACTCGAACGAGGTCGGGGAGGGCTGAAGTGGCACAACGACAGTGGCGGGGAGCGGAGGTGCTATGGCGGCGGTGTGCAAGTTCTCTTGTGGCATAAAGTCGATGAGAGTTGCGGTTTTGGACGTGGTGGAGCAAAAGGAGGCTCGGTCAGAGATTTGATTTGGGTTTTATGGTGGGAAAGAGCAGATTGAATCAGCTGATTGGAGACTAAACGCGACGGCGAGAAATCGGGCCTCATCCTTTCTCCCGTCTACTTTCCATCGCGAAATCAATCTAGCGTGATGGCCTTCTTCATTGCGACATCGGTTTCCAAACGAACGTGGCCTCCTTCCTTTACTTAAGCGCAGAATCGACGGGATTCAAATGGGCGGACTCTGAAGATGGAAAGAGAGTAttcagaggagaggagagggatgaCAGGCGGGATCCACATGGCAAAGAGAGAacatagagagagagatcagagggTGTGACAATAGGATTCAAATCCTAtaaatttcttaaaaaatcTTTTGTTTCAAAGAAGCCCTTAGACTTTTAGAGAAGCTGAAAGTTCAGCCAAACAGCATCTAGGTGATTCAACAAGCATGAAGGCCTCCTTGCAGCTCAGGAAAATCGAATTGAGATTGAAGTTCTAAACCGAAGACAGTTCTCGCAGGTTTTGAGAACCTAGCCCTCTTCATGGTTGGAGGCAAATAAAATGGATCTTGTATTGATGAATTTCTTTGAAGCAATAAATTGTACATGTTCATaacacaaaaaaaattcataggTATTTCAAGTAGCCTAGGGTGTAGGAGCACCACAAAATCCGTTGAATCTATAGGTTCACACTGGTGGAACAAGAGCTTGATTTAAAAAAACGACGTGTGAGCTCTGCCTACTACAAGCATGATGTCACTAAGCCTTTTGCACTGCACTAGCAGTCTAGCACGCTTGGTCCGCGTGAACTAGACCATGACTACTTTGCTTTAGTTCTAATCCTTTTTTCTCTTCCACTGGGATATTCACATATTTGACCAAATCTATTCTAATTGGCAGAGAGATTAGTTCAAATTTTCACTTAATCCAATTTGATTGTGTCTAATCCTAtccatccaaacaatcatttctaaaaaaaaatcagataccTAATTGAGATCTTGTGGGGCCCTCAAAGCATACTCAAGAGTCCATTGCAAGAAGAACAAAGGAACAGGCGAACAGTAACAGCTAATTTCCAATATTAAAAACAGACAATTTGGACTTAACTATTGAATTAAGTATGGCTACTGCAAGCAAGCATGTAAACAGCCAATCACACCGACACATGGTACAAGTCCCAGATTCTCTCATTGGGATGCAGAATTCTGTACAAGTTGAGGGCAATATGGGGTTTGTTTGGTTGCTAGGATATTTTGTAGAACTGTACTGTATAATTAGGTTGAGAAGAAATAAATTCAGTAAAGTTGTAtatattgaaaagaaaaatatttagtttattgTATTTAAGATTGTATGGGCAGATGTAAtgagttgattttttatttgtttgactGAATCTGAGATCGCATGAAAGGATGTAAAagttaaaattataattaattactaatataaaaataattttataatactaACAAATAAATCTGCTTATATGAGTAGATATAATACATGCATCACCTGTAGATATAATACATTATACATGCATCTGTCAGGTGAGGCTGAGAGCCGAGCTTTCCTAAGCCAAAATAGAGAGTGAGCTCCACTGGCTGAGGGCCGAGCTTCACTTCTAAGCCAAAATAGAGAGTGAGCTCCACTCAGCCAGGATaaagacatatttttttatccgCTCATATAAACGGAAATAGAAATACATAcaactaattatatttttttaaagattattCATATCCAGCCATACAGACGTGGAGATTTAGaaaaccaaacaaacaaacgcatgcatacatacatactgCATCTCATCACTCTCTCCCGTCTGACTGGTCGATTAaactcttctcttttttttgtttgacaTGGAGGCTGATGGAACTTTCAGAGCTGTGTCGATTTGATGATGCTGAAGTCATTCCAAGGTGAGTTTTTTGAGGGGTTCTATCAAGAAAGCAAGTAGCAAGATGCCTTACAGTGATTGCTTTGACCATATCCCTCCAAATCCAGCTAGTCCAGCATTTCAGACTGTAGAGGACAAGAAGGTGAAAAGATTACAAGATTCCTTATGTTTTTGCTTACCCTCTCCCTCTCGCtctgttcttctttctttttccctggCACTGGGTTAgataaaagagagaggaggggatggcTATAGGTAGGCTGGCAGGGTGAGAAAAAAGCAAGTGTACAAATAGATGGCAGCATGTCAGTTATAGAAGGAGATCTGGAGATATGCCATGCTCATTCAAAGCTTGGTGTGGAAGAGAAGCACCCTCCCTACCCTACCCTTATAAACAAAGCCATCATAATTTAGATCTAAAAATGCCATCATAATTTACCCTTCTAAAGTACTAGAAACAGTGCTGCTACGACTACACCTACAAAAGCAAGCATACCATAAAGCCATAAACCATAGAATGATCTGACATTTGTGCAAATTCTTCTCAAACATAATGGAACATTGAAGTTTGGCTGCTGTTGTTACTTCAGCTCCAGCCCTTCTACTTGGTCAAAAATTATTTCCTTTCATTTCAAACTTGCAGCTGTGTCCAATGTATCTATTGCAGAATCAATAAAATAACAACCTAGAAGAAAAACAATTCTCAATAGTACCAGTCTACAAGCGAACTGGGGCCCACAAGACATTGAGGGTATGCAAGGCTGGGCGGGTGGGAATTATACACTATTTTATACTAGCTCCCTACTTTATGTTCTCCTTACTACAGCTAATCTTTGTGTACCAAAGTAAAGCAAGCAGTAAACTACTCCCAGTAGCAGTAGTCCTCTGTTACCTTTGATTAGGTGCTATCTTACGCTATGGTTTTGGAAATATTAGAGAGATATATAGTATGAGAGAGGGAAGGGGGGCAGTTGCAGTGGTTAACAACCCTCTGCCAGAGAGCAAGAAGGAATCATTTCACTTCAGTGGCAGGTAACAAGCACTACTTAGCAGCAGGCTCCTTCTTGCCGTCTTGTTTCCTCCTCCGGCCCTTAAAATCTTTCACCACCCCCTCACCTTGCGGTCGAATTTGTGATCCATGCTTGGGGAGGGCCAAGAAACGGAGCTCTCCAATGCACAGCAATGCCAGGtaattctgcaaaaaaaaaaaaggaaagaaaaaggaaaaaatcatTTGGCCGCTCCCGAGTTCTTGAATTATTTAAACACATTTACCTCCGCTTTCAGGTGAATTGGTTTTCTCTTTGGAGGATCCATGTGATTCCGCGGTCAGGTAATTTTCAGACAGTTGTTGTTGTTTTGGACATTTTAGCATATTTTCCTTTCAAGATCTTTGTACCACCTCATTACACGATGGAGAGTAGTCAAAAGTTGTTGCTTTCCTTCCTCCTGCTCCGGGAAAGGTTCAACGCTGCCTTAGTTATTTCTTGCAGATCCTAGTCCTGCCATCTATGCATTCAAATAGCctcatgccctcaccaaccagttcAGTTTGAACTTCTAGCTTGCCCACTCGCTTCCTTTTATAAGCTTTGTTGATGTGAACGTTTTCTCTCAGTTTCGCATTTGTTCTTTCCAAGATTTTAGAGTTCATGTTCTTTCCAAGATTATGAAGACTTTATAGGGTGATAAAATCCTTTGTGGAGGCACCTTCATCTTTGCCATGTGCTCCTGAAGATGCTAGTCCTGTGATTTTACTCATCCAAATAGGTCCCTTAGTTTAAATTCCGGCATTATTAGGGCTCTTTTAGGTTCTTGCAAACAGCTTCCTAATCATATCCTAAAGGAGCCCTACTGCTTGGTTAGTTTCCTAACTTGTTTGGAAGTTCTTCATCTAGTGAAACATCGCTCATTTCTTTAAAGGTCCATGGTGGTACTGTCGTACATGCCTGGTTCTTGAAGATTTGGTAGCCTTTTCCTGTTTCCAATTAGCTTTGCTGCTTTGCGTCTTTTAGGAAGGGCAGGCTCTCCTCCCATCTCATGGTTAGTGAATGGTGTTTGCTTAATGATGGGGTTATTTCTCCTGTGTCTCCTCTTCCTTTATGCTCTGGGTTTAAAGTTTCACTTTCTGGACTGTGTGCTTCTTTAATCTGTGGCAGATTTAGTTTGTTCCTCAATGCTATGAATGAAGCGTATCTCCAGTTGTAATACAGTTACAGTAGGCCTTTTGCCTGGACGGTGGATCCTTCTTTTGCCCTTCTTTTTCTCTGTAGATAGGTATAGTGTGGCTCTTCTTGAAGGGACTGGTTGCTTTTCATCTCAGTGTTAGAATTACCAGTTGAGGTATACTGTTTTCCTCTCAAACAAACTAGTTGAGGTATTTATGCGAAATAAAGTGTGTTGCAGACTTTATCAAATTTTACTCTTTTCTTCAAGGCGTTCTTTATGTTTCTGTATTCTTATGGGGCAATGCTACGGTAGTTTTCATTCATCTTGTTCACCTTCTCTTTTATCTTGAACAGGAAATTAAGGAACATTGGTGTTTCTGGACAATCGGAGATGTACTCAGGCCAGCAATCTGATCAAGGTCCTAGTGCAAGTAGTGGCAAAGAATTCTCGGAGGTAAATTGGAATTTTGTCACGATGCATCAGAAGATGGGTTATAACAGTGGGCCGTATGGATCTGGACCCTGCAGCATGGAGTTAGAAGAAAGACCGGGGCTGTATAGATCTTCTACTGGTTTGTAGTTTTTATCATGCCGTCAGCTAGATCTTTTTGGAGATGATGATTCTGTAGTTAATGGgaataataaaaattattacagTTACATTCAGTCAAAACATCCAAATGAGTGATGAGCATATTGGAGTTGTGAAGAAAAGGAAGGGAATTGATGACGGTGTTGCCTTGTTGCGAGTAAGCTTTATTTGTGGCTTACTTCTTCCTCTAATCTAGATGTGTAGAATTAGCATTGATTGTTTTGTATGGTAACAACTGTCTTGTAATTGTTGGTTATAGAATGCGGGCGATCAACAAACAGAGGGTTCATCTCAGCTAGAAAGGAATTCGATGGAGGAGGGGAACAGAAAGATTTTGCTGAAAATGCAAAGCAAGGAAGATTCTTCTGATGGTGATGGTACTAAAGAGGATTATGTTCATGTCCGCGCAAAGCGAGGCCAAGCCACTAATAACCACAGCCTTGCAGAAAGAGTAAACTTCTCGCTAGTAATAAAGATATACCAGTTCAGTTTCCTTTGTGCTCTTTACTCATGCTTGAAGTTGATGAAACTCTTTGCAGCTGAGGAGGAAAAAGATAAGCGAGAGAATGAagcttcttcaagatcttgttcCAGGATGCAGTAAGGTAACCTTTTTTTATTTGGTGCAAGCAACTTCTCGAAGACCTGTACTCCGCACATTACCTTATATCTTCTCACAGATCACTGGCAAGGCAGTCATGCTTGACGAGATAATCAACTATGTGCAGTCATTACAACGACAAGTCGAGGTAGTGTTAGTGCATCTGAGTTGAATTGTTTTGGAGTATGCTGGTGTCTTGTTAGTATATCATCCAGTACTCTAATGCAACTTGGAATCTGCAGTTCTTGTCAATGAAACTTGCAACTGTGAACCCTGAGCTTGGCTTTGACATTGAGCAGATTCTATCCAAACAAGTAAAACCACTCCCTATCGTTATACATTTCTCCAGACGCCGTTTTAGATCCGCTTTGTTCAATGTGAATTCTTGTTTGTAGATGATGCTTTCACAAGACAGGCATCTTGCTTTCTATGGAGACGACGTAGGATCAAGCAGCCTTGTTGCTCAGTTTAACCAAGGAATCATGCAGCCAGAAATGATGTGCAATATTTCCAATCCTCTCAATGTTTTTCAGGGAACAATTCATGAGGTCTCCACAATGAACCAGGCAATTcccaccctaaaccctaattcCCACCCATTTCATGACATGCATATACCTTATATCATCTGAAGTACATGTAATGGATTTATGAACATACCTTATAGCATCTGAAGTACATGTAATGGATTTCTGAGCCTTGAATCCAGATACCTGCAATGTGGGAAGGACTTCAGAACGGGCCTCATATGAACTTCAACCCTGGTGTGGCAGCCGATAGCAGCACCAACAATTCTGGTATGCatgctcctcttttttctcaaaaatataGAGTATATGGTATAGTTACCTATCCAACTTACAGAAATGTTCCTTCGTGCTCTACAGGTTCCATGAAGATTGAACAATGAGCTGCTGGTATAGCTCAGAAATTGTTCTGCGAATCACTGAATCTTCGTGTAAAGTGCTTGCAGTTTGAAGTTTTTGGTATCGCTGGAGGCCTAACCATTCATTGCCAGTTTCCTTCTGTTGCTCATAGTGTATAAGTATCATTTATGGTATGGCATCTGAAGATCATGTACAGTTGGAGCTGAAAAACTATTCCATCGGAAATTTCTGAAGTGCTTTAGCCTGTGGAAAGTAGGAACCCAATATTATCCATGAACTCCAAGGATAGAATCCTGGGACCAAGTGTTGATGGGCCTAAGAGTATTAAATGAGTAGTAGAATTGAATCGTTGGTACAAAAATGTAGAATTTTAAGGAAATGGGTGTCAGAAATTCTATTAATCATGCACAGTTTGCAGCAGGTTTCGTCATGCGATGCAACGAAATTCATTATTGTTAAtagcatttaaaaaaaaatatgcatcaTTTTTTTGATGAAAACAGTAGGAAAGGGTTGTGCTATGCATATATAATTATAATAGTAAAAGCTTTTCAAGACCAAGAGGTGGAAGTCGAATTTGCAAAAGTAAAAAGGAAGTGAAAGTTGAGGAACCGTAGTGGCACTGAAGGTGACTTAACCGATGACTGGTTCTCACCTATTCGATAGTACAACAGACTAACATCCGTTGTACTTAGGTTGGAAAGTGGCAAAATCTCTCGATTAAGAGCGTTAGGTTGATTTAACGTTAGGTTGATTTAACTTTCCATTTGGTCTGGTGCCGACTGAAGTGCGGAAATACTTCCCTTCACACGTGCATCGGACGGACAGTCTGCTTAGCTTACAGTATCATTAGGttggtaaaaaaatatttttgtatcTATAATGTTTCAgatattcaaatttaatgttttaaactaatatttcacatattatgaaaatttgttgttgTAATTATTTTCGCATGTTAGCATTCTAGGAATCTCTTACGTATAGATccgaattaaaaaaattatccatttgagttaattcctataaatttttaatatttCATACGtttaaatttaatgtttcagacgttataaAAATTTGTTGCGGAAGTTCTTCGAGAATATTGCATCTCGGAATCTCTCGTGTACAgattcaaacaaaaaaaattatccatttgagttaatttttatatttttgcatcttCAATATTTCAGACGTTCAAATTGAATGTTTTAGATATTATGTAATTTTATTGCagaagttattttcgtatgttgcatctCGAAATATAGTAATTAACTCAAATAGATAAATTTTTCGGTTCTGGATATGTGTGCttttttggtgtatttttttatgttgcgaACGTTGATTTCAAATATTACAGATGTTAGTTTTCGATGTTGCAATAGACAGTTACAACGTTCGATTTCGAACACTAGCTTTGCAAATTGAAGTGCCAATCGCCCTTTTATATGCGGTCTAGGCTGTCAGCCGGGACAAAGTGAAGTTCTGAAGAAGAATCGCTGCAGCCCTTAGTTTCTGATATGAAACCATCATGCGGCTCCTTTTCTTAAGAATTTTGAGGTTGATAAATGGGAATAATTCTATTCAGAAAAATAAGAGGTTTTGTTGCCTCATCAGGATAAAGCATTTGGTTGTAGAGTTCTCTGTaaagtggatttttttttttttttggttcagaGTTCTCTGTAGGGAGTTAGCCGAAGCTGTCTAGctaaaaaattctgaaacagCGAAGAAAGATCCGTGGCTTTCGAGACATTTTATAGGCTTCTAGCTATATGACAGCGCGCCAACAAATCGTCTCGTTTGAGTGCACAGAACCAGATGGTCAAGATCCCTTTTCTCCTACTAACAAGTCGCGTCTGGCACTATGAATGCTAGCTAGATCTTTCAGTTTTTGGTCTCAAATATTCACAGTTGTGCTGAAGGGAATTTCTTTTGTTCGATGAAATCTTGAAACTTTGTATTGGAAGTTCATGTTGATGTTTCCTGAATGGATCCAAGAGGAAAAGCATGATTATTGTTAATTGAAAGAATTAAGACTTTCCATCAGAAAATGAACAGATTCTACACTTCATAGCCGCTATAGTGttacacacacaaaaaaacatTGACTTCCATAAAGCTTGCCGTTGTTTAAAGAACCCGTCTCTCTAGATAGTACATCTAATATAGAGTAAAACAGGAAGCCTGCAAAACTGAGCGAACCGGATGGTAAACTCCTTGCAAGAAATTAGCTTTCCACCTTCCTCTTTCTTCTATCTGGTTCTCCCCCCTCTGTCTTTCCTCCCTCGTCTCCGTGATTTGCCCTGCCAGCAAACAAGAAAATCAGAACAGGGAAGGATTGCGTGTGACCATAATTTAACAGACGGACTAATGGTACAGATCCAGGGTGCACTATCGGGAATGTTAATTCGTTTTctgtttctctaaaaatctAATAGGCTTGTAGCTCGTCTGGAGTAATGATGCTACATTCATCTAGCAACTATAgcatcaatattttttttttaacaccgaGCTCCTTCCTGGATCCTTCATTGGAGGCTTTTGACGGGATGCGACGCTGGGGGATCGAACCCCGGTGGACACGGCTCACACCTGAGCGTGTGCCACGGGGCTCCTTGCCTGttcgtatttttttttaacattggACCTCTTTCCAGAGCTTTCATTGGAGGCTTTTGACGGGATGCAACACCGGGGGATCGAACCCCGGCGGGCACGGCTCACACCCGGAGCATGTGCCATTGGGCTTGCTGTTCACAGCATCAATAATATGCTGTTCACAGCATCAATAATATATCATGATcaaacaagaaacaaaccaaGAAGCGGAAAATTTCAGGACGGTTCAGGAAAGCAGGACATGCATATATAGTTTCAGGAACTGTAGTTAAAGTTTGTTCATATGACATCACAagtttaaatattattttgatcTGGATTTTTCTAAGTCATTGATGGGATCAACATACCTCAGCAGAGAGTTTTAAGGGGGTCTCTACTTTTGCCTGATCCTCCCTTGAATCCCTGTCTTTTTCCGCCTTTGGGGCTTGTCAATACACATAGCAGCCCTGGTAAGTTTGACAACATTGCTGGCTTCTTTTGTTTTGGGATCAATTAGGTACTCAGGGACATCACGCAGGTGTACAGGAATTGCTTTGTTGCTTAGCAACTTATCGTGTTTGAGCATATCTGACAAGAAAAAGATCCATCATCATTCGGTTAGACAGGTTAAATACTAACATAAGTTTTCTGCACAAGACTTAATATACACCCAGGTCTCTTGGATTCTCTTCAAAATGAGACTTCAACCTACAAGATAAAATGGCATCACCATAAGGAATAAAAATTATGTGGAagaaatgacttcaaatgaagaGGATTTATTTTATCAACAATGAAGCGCACAGTTTATTAACTAGCATTTTCAAGATATTCAATTATCGTCATGCTATGTGCATTATACTAATACTTAGCTGTTTCCTTTACAACCAATTCTTACCTCTCTGAATTGAGGATTTCATTCTTTATGTCTTGGCGACATGCTTCTTGTATATCACAGGGTTGTCACACCCCCCGCAACATCCTGTAAGAGAAGTATCAATTAACATAAGctaccaaaaatccaaaattagtaTTACTGTTTTAGGGGTACACAACCAAATTTATCAACCATGCCAGTTGTAACAATAGTCAAAACATTTTTGCAAAAATGCACCCCATGAGCTAGCAGTTAGCATGTTAGCACCACTAGGATTAAGATCTAGTCCAGAACAAATGGCTCCCATCAATTGTTCTGTTTACCGACCTGATCACTGCTTAGTCCAATAGCTTGGCTTAGCAAATAGCCGCAGCATACATTTCATTGATAAAAAAGTGGTCTTCCTTACGAGGCTAGGAAGGGCCAATAGAGATAGATTGAATAGGGAATGCCCCACATCCCCAGGCCCCAGCCTCTTAAGTGCAAGATAGGTTTACATACAGTATCTACTTCACTAATGACAGGAATAGACaaagagaggggggagggggggggatGCTAGTAAAAAATGACAATATAGTAGATCAACCGGGCAACCATGCCTCACTCTGATACAGCATAATCTCACAAAGCAAATGTTCAATACCTACTGTCTATTCTAGCATCATGTTGGATAGATGGACAGAAATGGCAATATGAAATATGCTAGAAAGAAATTCAAGTATATATAATCCACAGTAGATATAATGAAAACCTGAGCCCTATATCGTAGAGACTCAACGGCATTTTTTTGTAAGTAATGGGAAAGGTGAAATGCAGTTGGTATCTTTCTTTTCAACATCATGCAACATATTCTCAATGTCTTCAAAAGTATCATTCTCCTCTGGCGAAACCTGAAGAAGCAATTACCAAAAGATGAGGACATATATACAGAACAAATAGGATCTGCACATGTTAATTATGATGATAATATATGTGATTGAATCATATAAAAATTGAACTTACAAGCGATATGGATGCACCAGTCTCATTTGCTCTCCCTGTTCGTCCTATTCTGTGAACATATCCAGCAGGATCTGGATGCATGTCAAAATTAACTACCTAAAAAAGATTAAAGGTCAATCCTTCATCCAGATCCAAATTAAAAGTCGTCAGAACTGTTACGGAAAGAGTCAAGTTAGTTTAGGCAAGTTATCTAGTTGTTATGAGGAGATAAGTTGGATTTGATTAGGCCAGCGAGGATGGTCTTTTGCAGCCGCTAGCAACTCGGTCCCTCAATCACCGGGTGTCATTGTATGCGGATGATGTGGCTCTCTTTCTCAGACCAAGTGCAGCGGAGATTGTCCTTGTGATGAGCATCTTAGACAAGTTTGGTGAAGCCTCAGGCCTGTGTACCAATGTACAAAAGAGTTATGTACTCCCCATACAATGCCAAGAGCAGGACATCGAGGAAGTGATGGCGACTGTGCCTTGCAATGTGGCAGCCTTCCCTTGCCGCTCGCTACCTGGGACTCCCTCTCTCATTgaagaaattgaccaaagatgatatccttCCATTACTGGATAGGATTGCTGATTGATTATATACCCGGGTGGATGGCTGATCTAATGACGAAGGCAGGCCGTGCAACTCTGGTCAGTTCGGTTCTTTCTGCGATTCCCATCTATCATCTCATTGCCCTGGGCCTTCCTAATTGGGCTATCAAAGCGATTGATAAGCTACATCGCGGTTTCCTTTGGAAAGGACGGAAGCAAACCAATGGGGCAATTGCATCGTTGCATGACAGAGGGTTTGTCGTCCACTGGAACTTGGTGGACTGAGAATTCATGACCAACAAATTCTAGGCTAGGCATTGCGTTGCGATGGCTTTGGCAAAAGAAAACAGAGCTAGAGCAACCCTGGAGCGGCTTGGGCCTTGCTGTGAGCACCAACACCAGTGCAATGTTCATGATCTCTGTCTTCTCGCCGGTGGGAAATGGCGCCACCACATTATTTCGGATTGACCACTGGATACATGATAAGTCCATCCAAGAATTGGTGCCCGATCTCGCAACTTCAGTGCCCCGGAGGGTTCAATCACAAATGACGATTGAGCAAGCGTTTGAAGGTCAAAGTTGGGTGCGCGACATTAAAGGATGTCTCAACGGTGGCTCTAATTCGGTAACTTCAGCTATGGGATACACTTCAGAACATTGTGCTAAACCCGGAGGAGCCGGACCAACACATCTGGTCTCATACGACCTCTACCCAATTTTCCACAAAGTCGGCTTACCTTGTTTACTTCACCGGTAACACTTGCTTTGAGCCGTGGAGGAGGCTTTGGAAAGCGTGGGCGCCACGCCGTTGCAAATTTTTCCTCTGGCTGGCAATCCTTAATCGTTGTTGGATAGCGGCTCGCTTAGCTCGGCAAGCCTTGTCTCACCTGAGAGATGCCAGTTCTATGATCAAGAGGAGACGGTTCAGCACATCTTGTGTTCATGTTTGTTTGCCCGCAAGCTGTGGTTTAGACTCCTCAATCGAGTCAACTTGCAGTGACTCACGCCATCAGACTCAGATGACATATTCACTGATTGGTGGCGCCGAGTGCATCGGCACGCAGGAAAGGACCGGCGAAAAGGGGTAAATTCTTTTATCATTCTTGGAGCATGGTGGTTGTGGTTACATCGCAACGGCTGTGTGTTCAATGGAGTTGCGCCATGCGTGGAGGTGGTGCTGCAAGAAATTTCAATAGAAGCGCAGCTATGGATCTTGGCGGGAGCAAAAGGGCTTGGTG
The nucleotide sequence above comes from Phragmites australis chromosome 4, lpPhrAust1.1, whole genome shotgun sequence. Encoded proteins:
- the LOC133915529 gene encoding transcription factor bHLH74-like isoform X1, whose translation is MPGELVFSLEDPCDSAVRKLRNIGVSGQSEMYSGQQSDQGPSASSGKEFSEVNWNFVTMHQKMGYNSGPYGSGPCSMELEERPGLYRSSTVTFSQNIQMSDEHIGVVKKRKGIDDGVALLRNAGDQQTEGSSQLERNSMEEGNRKILLKMQSKEDSSDGDGTKEDYVHVRAKRGQATNNHSLAERLRRKKISERMKLLQDLVPGCSKVTFFYLVQATSRRPVLRTLPYIFSQITGKAVMLDEIINYVQSLQRQVEFLSMKLATVNPELGFDIEQILSKQMMLSQDRHLAFYGDDVGSSSLVAQFNQGIMQPEMMCNISNPLNVFQGTIHEVSTMNQIPAMWEGLQNGPHMNFNPGVAADSSTNNSGSMKIEQ
- the LOC133915529 gene encoding transcription factor bHLH74-like isoform X4, with protein sequence MYSGQQSDQGPSASSGKEFSEVNWNFVTMHQKMGYNSGPYGSGPCSMELEERPGLYRSSTVTFSQNIQMSDEHIGVVKKRKGIDDGVALLRNAGDQQTEGSSQLERNSMEEGNRKILLKMQSKEDSSDGDGTKEDYVHVRAKRGQATNNHSLAERLRRKKISERMKLLQDLVPGCSKVTFFYLVQATSRRPVLRTLPYIFSQITGKAVMLDEIINYVQSLQRQVEFLSMKLATVNPELGFDIEQILSKQMMLSQDRHLAFYGDDVGSSSLVAQFNQGIMQPEMMCNISNPLNVFQGTIHEVSTMNQIPAMWEGLQNGPHMNFNPGVAADSSTNNSGSMKIEQ
- the LOC133915529 gene encoding transcription factor bHLH74-like isoform X2, which translates into the protein MESSQKLLLSFLLLRERKLRNIGVSGQSEMYSGQQSDQGPSASSGKEFSEVNWNFVTMHQKMGYNSGPYGSGPCSMELEERPGLYRSSTVTFSQNIQMSDEHIGVVKKRKGIDDGVALLRNAGDQQTEGSSQLERNSMEEGNRKILLKMQSKEDSSDGDGTKEDYVHVRAKRGQATNNHSLAERLRRKKISERMKLLQDLVPGCSKVTFFYLVQATSRRPVLRTLPYIFSQITGKAVMLDEIINYVQSLQRQVEFLSMKLATVNPELGFDIEQILSKQMMLSQDRHLAFYGDDVGSSSLVAQFNQGIMQPEMMCNISNPLNVFQGTIHEVSTMNQIPAMWEGLQNGPHMNFNPGVAADSSTNNSGSMKIEQ
- the LOC133915529 gene encoding transcription factor bHLH74-like isoform X3, with amino-acid sequence MPGELVFSLEDPCDSAVRKLRNIGVSGQSEMYSGQQSDQGPSASSGKEFSEVNWNFVTMHQKMGYNSGPYGSGPCSMELEERPGLYRSSTVTFSQNIQMSDEHIGVVKKRKGIDDGVALLRNAGDQQTEGSSQLERNSMEEGNRKILLKMQSKEDSSDGDGTKEDYVHVRAKRGQATNNHSLAERLRRKKISERMKLLQDLVPGCSKITGKAVMLDEIINYVQSLQRQVEFLSMKLATVNPELGFDIEQILSKQMMLSQDRHLAFYGDDVGSSSLVAQFNQGIMQPEMMCNISNPLNVFQGTIHEVSTMNQIPAMWEGLQNGPHMNFNPGVAADSSTNNSGSMKIEQ